Proteins from a single region of Strix aluco isolate bStrAlu1 chromosome W, bStrAlu1.hap1, whole genome shotgun sequence:
- the LOC141917821 gene encoding endogenous retrovirus group V member 2 Env polyprotein-like, giving the protein MEGYTNLARKIVFFTIILVNVYAVVVAWNQNFFVGLLHGMAQGNNLSDCWVCTKLPKSGQFPFLGIPKFNIPRFTNMTGWVGGPTPHDLMGVWRPPNGNYDRYCLYELDLKIELEYQWILDQVDRNDALYNESKAIEQMWAKSTWPLRQPIMMRNRGSNSVRFLGTKKGAYQTCNNTYPRGSIRMTSYTGWGKFPGKCHDTAEWKHGPSEKRCSLPPGWWYLCANGKARKRLPQNWWGECTTGILLPISYPIRNLQGVSGTLWYQVKQKREVENPLVIRGTGFHSFVRWLIPMLGVSELEKAIVNISATVEILANATADAIVNLQKEINSLAEVTIQNRMALDLLMAKEGGVCTVINQSCCAFVNCEAQIETDVHRIWEASKLFHLIAQDDTSWGFTNLWEKLTSWLPNFAWLNQLFVLVVTLLILGLLTCILIKCFFGAARTLEMLMSHGKRISLGIGWNQTSTSKVLDQESVY; this is encoded by the coding sequence atggaaggttacacaaatttggccaggaaaattgtatttttcacgaTAATTTTGGTCAACGTCTATGccgttgtggtagcatggaatcagaatttctttgtaggccttcttcatgggatggctcaaggaaataatttgtcagattgttgGGTATGCACAAAATTACccaaatcaggtcaatttccttttctaggtattcccaaatttaacatcccacggtttacaaatatgacaggttgggtagggggacccacccctcatgatctgatgggagtatggagaccacccaatggcaattatgacaggtattgtctttatgaactagatttaaaaattgagtTAGAATATCAATGGATATTAGATCAAGTTGACCGAAATGATGCCTTGtataatgaatccaaagccatTGAACAAATGTGGGCAAAAAGCACATGGCCACTCCGACAGCCGATAATGATGCGAAACAGGGGAAGTAATTCGGTCCGGTTCTTAGGCACAAAAAAGGGGGCTTATCAAACTTGCAATAATACGTACCCCAGAGGGTCAATAAGGATGACCAGCTACACGGGATGGGGGAAATTCCCAGGCAAATGCCATGATACCGCTGAGTGGAAGCACGGTCCCAGTGAGAAAAGGTGCAGTTTACCGCCAGGTTGGTGGTACTTATGTGCAAATGGAAAGGCCAGGAAGCGTTTACCTCAAAATTGGTGGGGAGAATGTACAACAGGTATATTATTGCCTATCTCATACCCCATTAGGAATCTGCAAGGTGTCTCAGGGACCCTGTGGTACCAggttaaacagaaaagagaggttgagaacCCCCTGGTAATTAGAGGAACCGGATTTCATAGCTTTGTAAGATGGCTCATCCCTATGCTAGGAGTAAgcgaattagaaaaagccatagtaaataTCTCTGCCACTGTTGAAATCTTGGCTAACGCTACTGCTGATGCCATTGTCAATTTACAAAAGGAGATTAATTCATTAGCAGAAGTAACTATACAAAATCGCATGGCTTTGGATCTATTAATGGCTAAAGAAGGAGGGGTCTGTACAGTAAttaatcaaagctgctgtgcctttgtaaATTGTGAGGCCCAAATTGAGACAGATGTGCATAGGATTTGGGaagcttcaaaactatttcatttaatagcacaagatgatacgtcctggggtttcacaaatctttgggaaaaattgacttcatggctacctaattttgcatggttaaaccagctttttgttctggtagTGACACTGTTGATTTTAGGActattaacttgtattttaatcaaatgtttttttggtgctgccagaacactggagatgcttatgtcacatggaaaaagaatcagcttaggcataggctggaatcaaacaagtacttctaaagtgttagatcaggagtcagtttattaa